In Aquimarina spinulae, a single window of DNA contains:
- the trpB gene encoding tryptophan synthase subunit beta produces MNYQVNEKGYYGDFGGAYIPEMLYPNVEELRTTYLDIMNEPSFKKEFDQLLKDYVGRPSPLYFAKRLSEKHNTKVYLKREDLNHTGAHKVNNTIGQILVAKRLGKNRIIAETGAGQHGVATATVCALMGIKCIVYMGEIDIKRQAPNVARMKMLGAEVRPAKSGSKTLKDATNEAIRDWINNPVDTHYIIGSAIGPHPYPDMVTRFQSIISEEIKWQLKEKEGREHPDYVVACIGGGSNAAGTYYHFLEEPSVGIIAVEAAGKGVHSGESAATSQLGKEGIIHGCKTLLMQTPDGQITEPYSISAGLDYPGVGPLHSHLYKTARGEFYSVTDDDAMAAGLELSQLEGIIPAIESSHALAIFNDKKFRPEDIVVISLSGRGDKDLDTYINYFKL; encoded by the coding sequence ATGAATTATCAAGTAAACGAAAAAGGATATTATGGAGATTTTGGAGGAGCATATATACCCGAAATGCTTTATCCTAATGTCGAAGAATTACGAACTACCTATCTCGATATTATGAACGAACCTTCTTTCAAAAAAGAGTTTGATCAATTATTAAAAGACTACGTGGGTAGACCTTCTCCTTTGTATTTTGCTAAACGTCTTTCAGAAAAACACAATACCAAAGTATACCTTAAACGCGAAGATCTAAATCATACCGGTGCACATAAAGTAAATAATACGATTGGGCAAATTCTTGTGGCAAAACGATTAGGTAAAAACAGAATCATTGCAGAAACAGGGGCAGGACAACACGGGGTAGCTACAGCAACAGTATGTGCACTTATGGGTATTAAATGTATTGTCTATATGGGTGAGATTGATATTAAACGACAAGCACCCAATGTAGCCCGAATGAAAATGCTTGGTGCAGAGGTAAGACCTGCTAAATCAGGAAGTAAAACTCTTAAAGATGCCACCAACGAAGCGATACGAGACTGGATCAATAACCCTGTCGACACACATTATATTATTGGCTCTGCTATAGGACCTCATCCTTATCCAGATATGGTAACACGGTTTCAATCTATAATCTCAGAAGAAATCAAGTGGCAGTTAAAAGAAAAAGAAGGTAGAGAGCATCCTGATTATGTAGTAGCCTGTATTGGTGGTGGTAGTAATGCTGCAGGGACATATTATCATTTTTTAGAAGAACCAAGTGTTGGAATTATTGCTGTAGAAGCTGCCGGAAAAGGAGTACATAGTGGCGAGAGTGCCGCTACCTCTCAATTAGGAAAAGAAGGAATTATTCACGGGTGCAAAACCTTGCTAATGCAAACCCCAGATGGGCAAATTACAGAACCTTATTCTATTTCTGCAGGACTGGATTATCCTGGTGTTGGACCATTACATTCTCATCTATATAAAACCGCACGCGGAGAGTTTTATTCTGTAACCGATGATGATGCCATGGCTGCGGGATTAGAACTATCGCAGTTAGAAGGGATTATTCCTGCAATAGAATCCTCACATGCCTTGGCAATTTTTAATGATAAAAAATTTAGACCCGAAGATATTGTTGTCATAAGTCTTTCTGGTCGTGGTGACAAAGATCTTGACACCTACATAAACTATTTTAAATTATAA
- the trpA gene encoding tryptophan synthase subunit alpha, which produces MNRIHTALKQDKKLLSIYFTAGYPSLHDTIKIIQDLEHHGVDMIEIGLPFSDPLADGPTIQESSTAALKNGMTTQLLFEQLKDIRKSVSIPLIIMGYFNPMMQYGIEDFCAKCQEIGIDGLIIPDLPVNEYHENYQETFEKYGLINVFLITPQTSDERIRFIDDVSNGFIYMVSSASTTGAKSTFGDTQQQYFERIEALNLKNPQIVGFGISNNETFKQATKTAKGAIIGSAFIKHLTHNGTDNISDFVKSIR; this is translated from the coding sequence ATGAACAGAATACATACAGCATTGAAGCAAGATAAAAAATTACTATCTATATATTTTACAGCTGGATATCCATCACTTCATGATACTATAAAAATCATACAAGATCTAGAACATCATGGAGTAGATATGATCGAAATCGGATTACCCTTTAGTGATCCTTTGGCAGATGGGCCAACGATACAAGAGAGTTCGACCGCAGCTCTTAAAAATGGTATGACTACTCAACTTCTATTTGAGCAGTTAAAAGACATTCGTAAATCGGTTAGCATTCCCTTAATCATTATGGGATATTTTAATCCTATGATGCAGTACGGCATAGAAGATTTTTGTGCTAAGTGCCAGGAAATAGGTATCGACGGATTAATTATTCCCGATCTACCTGTTAATGAATATCACGAAAACTACCAGGAAACTTTTGAAAAATATGGCTTGATCAATGTGTTTCTAATTACTCCGCAAACTTCAGATGAGCGTATTCGATTTATAGATGATGTATCTAATGGGTTTATCTATATGGTAAGCTCTGCCAGTACCACCGGAGCCAAAAGTACATTTGGTGATACACAACAGCAGTATTTTGAACGTATCGAAGCTTTGAATCTAAAAAACCCACAAATCGTTGGTTTTGGAATCAGTAATAATGAAACATTTAAGCAGGCAACAAAAACAGCTAAAGGTGCTATCATTGGCTCTGCTTTCATAAAACATTTAACCCATAATGGAACAGATAACATTAGTGATTTTGTAAAAAGCATTCGATGA
- a CDS encoding DUF1287 domain-containing protein, with protein MITKYRILFLCLFMLFVQFNFGQTDFKEQLSDAALALTKNKVTYDPAYFSIDYPNGDVPGDKGVCTDVVIRAYRILDIDLQKEVHEDMRANFGLYPKNWGLSKTDKNIDHRRVPNLMKFFSRFGKTKPITNTPKEYIPGDIVCWSLGGGLTHIGLVVNKKSSDQQRYLIVHNIGGGQVVADCLFDYKIIGHYKYEK; from the coding sequence ATGATTACAAAATATCGTATACTTTTTTTATGTCTTTTCATGCTTTTTGTTCAATTTAATTTTGGGCAAACCGATTTTAAAGAGCAATTGTCTGATGCTGCCTTAGCATTAACCAAAAACAAAGTTACATACGACCCTGCCTATTTCTCTATCGACTATCCAAATGGTGATGTCCCTGGTGACAAAGGAGTGTGTACAGATGTAGTTATTAGAGCTTATAGAATTTTAGATATTGATTTACAGAAAGAAGTACATGAAGATATGCGTGCTAATTTTGGGCTATACCCCAAAAACTGGGGATTGTCTAAAACCGATAAAAATATTGATCACAGAAGGGTACCTAATCTAATGAAGTTTTTTTCAAGATTTGGAAAAACAAAACCAATAACTAATACCCCAAAAGAGTATATCCCTGGTGATATTGTATGTTGGAGTCTGGGAGGAGGATTAACCCATATTGGTTTGGTAGTAAACAAAAAATCTAGCGACCAACAGCGTTATTTAATCGTTCATAATATTGGTGGCGGACAAGTAGTAGCAGATTGTCTATTTGATTATAAGATTATTGGTCACTATAAGTATGAGAAATGA
- a CDS encoding flotillin family protein, protein MFSMFRRYKRCPSDKVLVVYGKTGGESSSKCIHGGAAFIWPIIQDYSFLDLTPISIEVNLINALSKQNIRVNVPSRFTIGISTEPTIMQNAAERLLGLSLDAVQELAQEIIFGQLRLVVASMDIEEINTDRDKFLSHITHSVEAELKKVGLKLINVNITDIHDESGYIEALGKEAAAKAINDAIISVAQKDRDGAIGQAEAVQDQRVQVAAANAKAVEGENTAKIQVANSDADRRAREAEAERIANASEKVQSAKALEEAYAAEKIAEDARAKRKEAEQGADIIVPAQIDKKKIEIDAEAEAEQIRRIAKGEADAIFMKKEAEAKGMYEILTKQAEGLDRIVKAAGNDPKEAVLLLIADKLPELVKTQAEAIKNIKIDKITVWENGNGEDGKTSTSNFISGMYKAVPPLQEMFNMAGMQLPNYLKGEEKENLDSEIKKDTNAKDKE, encoded by the coding sequence ATGTTCTCTATGTTCAGAAGGTACAAGCGTTGTCCTTCTGATAAAGTGTTGGTGGTTTATGGAAAAACTGGCGGGGAGAGTTCTTCTAAATGTATTCATGGAGGAGCGGCATTTATATGGCCTATAATTCAGGATTATTCGTTTCTGGATTTAACTCCGATTTCGATAGAAGTAAATCTAATTAATGCATTGAGTAAACAAAATATTCGCGTAAATGTACCTTCTAGATTTACTATTGGTATTTCTACAGAACCTACTATAATGCAAAATGCAGCAGAACGTTTATTGGGACTAAGCTTAGATGCTGTTCAAGAATTAGCACAAGAAATTATTTTTGGTCAGCTACGATTGGTTGTTGCATCCATGGATATTGAAGAAATTAATACAGATAGAGATAAGTTCTTATCACATATTACTCATAGTGTTGAAGCAGAATTGAAGAAAGTAGGTTTAAAACTAATTAATGTAAATATTACAGATATACATGACGAGTCTGGATATATCGAAGCCTTAGGAAAAGAAGCTGCAGCAAAAGCTATTAATGATGCTATTATTTCTGTAGCTCAAAAAGATAGAGATGGGGCAATAGGACAAGCAGAAGCTGTTCAAGACCAAAGAGTTCAAGTTGCTGCGGCAAATGCAAAAGCGGTTGAAGGTGAAAATACAGCAAAGATTCAGGTTGCTAATTCTGATGCAGATAGGAGAGCTCGTGAAGCAGAAGCAGAGAGAATAGCTAATGCTTCAGAAAAAGTACAATCGGCAAAAGCATTAGAAGAAGCCTATGCAGCTGAGAAAATAGCTGAAGATGCTAGAGCAAAACGTAAAGAAGCAGAGCAAGGCGCAGATATCATTGTCCCTGCACAAATTGATAAGAAAAAAATTGAAATTGATGCAGAGGCAGAGGCAGAACAAATTAGACGAATTGCAAAAGGAGAGGCGGATGCAATTTTTATGAAAAAAGAAGCTGAAGCAAAAGGGATGTATGAAATTTTAACTAAACAAGCAGAAGGGTTAGATCGTATTGTGAAAGCTGCAGGAAATGATCCTAAAGAAGCAGTGTTATTATTGATAGCGGATAAATTACCCGAGCTAGTTAAAACACAAGCAGAAGCAATTAAAAATATTAAAATAGATAAAATTACCGTTTGGGAAAATGGTAATGGAGAAGACGGCAAAACTTCGACCTCCAACTTTATTTCAGGGATGTATAAGGCAGTACCACCTTTACAAGAAATGTTTAATATGGCAGGGATGCAATTGCCTAATTACTTAAAAGGAGAAGAGAAAGAAAATCTGGATTCTGAAATAAAAAAAGATACTAATGCCAAGGACAAGGAATAA
- a CDS encoding endonuclease/exonuclease/phosphatase family protein, protein MSPLRKTLKRRYTISNRKLLLILYGILIFIHFILKDTIYPINIIYYACPVLFLLIKNLVLCVLFFREKKILYSLIGCFLCVSLYWFATYYKTQSPPELSDKDKSILFWNIARKGERSMDIIIKKTKEQKPSFIALVEAEELTDKDVMWFKNTFPSYSIQKLKGGMVLAVKGEIDDVGYHCKDESFKFNYITVTLANQKTSILVADVNAVPFMNRKSALHAIYEFTIKNNPSFIVGDFNTPYESVHFGDFKDSLNSFHKVSKGFTATWPYGIPLFEIDQIWSAKAIRPVFLKKEYYSISDHALLIGVYK, encoded by the coding sequence ATGAGTCCTTTGCGAAAAACATTGAAACGCAGGTATACTATTTCGAACAGAAAGCTTCTTCTTATACTTTATGGTATACTCATTTTTATTCACTTTATTCTTAAGGATACTATATATCCTATCAATATTATATATTATGCATGTCCTGTGCTATTTCTACTGATCAAAAATTTAGTGCTATGTGTATTGTTTTTTAGGGAGAAAAAGATATTGTACTCTTTAATCGGGTGTTTTTTATGTGTATCGTTGTATTGGTTTGCTACCTACTATAAGACACAATCACCACCAGAACTTTCTGATAAAGATAAGAGTATATTGTTTTGGAATATTGCAAGAAAGGGAGAACGATCGATGGATATTATTATCAAAAAAACAAAGGAACAAAAACCGTCTTTTATAGCATTGGTAGAAGCCGAAGAGTTGACCGATAAGGATGTGATGTGGTTTAAAAATACATTTCCATCATATAGTATTCAAAAACTGAAGGGAGGGATGGTACTAGCAGTAAAAGGAGAGATAGATGATGTCGGGTATCATTGTAAAGACGAGAGTTTTAAGTTTAATTATATTACTGTTACTCTTGCAAATCAAAAAACATCAATACTGGTTGCAGATGTTAATGCAGTACCTTTTATGAATAGAAAATCGGCATTACATGCGATCTATGAATTCACAATAAAAAATAATCCGTCTTTTATTGTAGGAGATTTTAATACACCTTATGAAAGTGTACATTTTGGTGATTTTAAAGATAGCCTGAATAGTTTTCATAAGGTTTCTAAAGGATTCACAGCAACATGGCCATATGGTATTCCTTTATTCGAAATAGATCAAATATGGAGTGCTAAAGCGATTAGACCGGTTTTTCTGAAAAAAGAATATTATAGCATATCAGATCATGCGCTTTTAATTGGAGTATATAAATAA
- a CDS encoding 30S ribosomal protein THX yields the protein MGKGDKKTRRGKIIMGTYGRLRRRKKSTAITAVAKPKSTPKPKTSAKTEPAPKAEPAPKAETTPKAETTPKAESKPKAKPAAKKTTKKKADEESE from the coding sequence ATGGGTAAAGGAGATAAAAAAACACGTCGCGGTAAAATCATTATGGGAACGTATGGAAGATTAAGACGTCGTAAAAAATCAACTGCTATAACAGCAGTAGCAAAACCTAAATCAACCCCAAAACCTAAAACATCAGCTAAAACTGAGCCAGCACCAAAAGCTGAGCCAGCACCAAAAGCCGAGACAACACCAAAAGCCGAGACAACACCAAAAGCTGAGTCAAAACCAAAGGCCAAACCAGCTGCAAAGAAGACTACAAAGAAGAAGGCCGACGAAGAATCTGAATAA
- a CDS encoding uracil-DNA glycosylase family protein has product MFLHTHPYEPFFPKGATKLIVGTLPPPRFTTGELKKGDVNFCYGSISGLLWPVLDSIFDLSLKFETTQKAIDQRKDFLTSRGIGVCDIVHSCEREKIDASDLGMQNSTLRDIISYLKQYPQIDTLLFTGGNSKNGPEYFFRKHLKAYDFKLELVSNDIPRIHRFSLEGRIISTVSLTAPSGAANRSIGSLQEYKALKKANPKFNTIDFRVMQYQKYF; this is encoded by the coding sequence TTGTTTCTACATACGCACCCATACGAACCGTTTTTCCCTAAAGGAGCTACCAAACTAATTGTAGGAACATTACCACCACCAAGGTTTACTACCGGAGAATTAAAAAAAGGAGATGTTAATTTTTGTTATGGTAGTATAAGTGGTTTGCTATGGCCTGTTTTGGATAGCATATTTGATTTGAGTTTAAAGTTTGAGACCACTCAAAAAGCAATAGATCAAAGAAAAGATTTCTTAACCTCTAGAGGAATAGGAGTTTGTGATATTGTACATAGTTGTGAGCGAGAAAAGATCGATGCATCAGATTTGGGAATGCAAAATAGTACGCTTAGGGATATCATATCATATTTAAAACAATACCCACAAATAGATACGTTGCTTTTTACTGGAGGCAATAGTAAAAATGGCCCAGAATATTTTTTTAGAAAACACCTAAAAGCATATGATTTTAAGTTAGAGTTGGTATCAAACGATATTCCCAGAATACATCGGTTTAGTTTAGAAGGCAGGATAATTAGTACAGTATCTCTTACCGCACCATCGGGAGCTGCCAATCGATCTATAGGGAGTTTACAGGAATATAAGGCTTTAAAAAAAGCAAACCCTAAATTCAATACTATTGATTTTAGGGTAATGCAATATCAAAAATATTTTTAA
- a CDS encoding DUF6443 domain-containing protein has protein sequence MTTKQIYICTIAMFIGFIGVAQFGGGDGLLFRDADADGYGNPNLTIFDDGGNHPGYVTNGDDCNDSDPLINPNKAWYIDNDGDGWGSNSVAKRQCYKPSGNYVDKSGDCNDSNASIRPRTFYRDNDGDGYGVSSGVITSCSSASNPPSGYANNPDDCNDTNGSLHPNTRWSYDGDGDGWGGNDIYYIGCSRPNEPKYAEYILQGGDCNDGNAAIHPNTVWYKNSDGDGFASDKKIQCTNPGSGYSLTVKPLGDCNDNNASIHPNTVWYKNSDGDGFASNKKTQCTNPGSGYSLTVRPLGDCNDNDASIHPNTIWYADSDGDTWGDKNITKQQCTQPSGYVTNDDDYDDTTINITNIQPQYFYNDADNDGFGDPNDGVYYSVQPSGYILNNQDRCPGVYGERLGCIITPHLLTLSDENYVFTRVYQEEMSSPSQIKYNKEVIESVTYFDGLGRPLQQRSIAVSPDENDIVTHVAYDDYGRQDKQYLPFETNTTVGSYKDVNVNADINSYYKTTYADDFVGIDANHNDFNAYSHSIFEKSPLNRVLEQGAPGTAWKADRTSDTDHTIKFDWSTNVADEVVYFRVNFANPGNTEDPNLVQDGFYTPNKLYITITKDENWTSADGNLHTTKEYKDKQGRIVLKRTFASTGSATGASSAVEAHDTYYVYDDFGNLSYVIPPKVTTNDDVSDIELSELCYQYRYDNRNRLIEKKIPGKDWEYIVYNKLDQPILTQDASLRQENSGKPWDQWLFTKYDAFGRVVYTGSIINGSTRKVLQGRANASTDPLYEARITAPIAIAGTSSYYSLNTYPNRGLYKVYTINYYDDYTFDIAGLNDPGTVYAETTSDRTKTLPTGSKVRVLETNDWITTVTYYDKKARSIYIASKNEYLNTTDIVETKLDFVGKVEETTTRHKKGNNAEIVTVDRFEYDHVGRLTKQTQTIGNQEETIVENTYDALGQLERKETGGGLQEVDYTYNVRGWLTKINDPDIALGNKLFAFGINYNTTTENLGATALYNGNISETTWKTANDNTKRGYGYQYDALNRLTSAINTDANSLAGVSYDKNGNITSLKRKGSAFDLLTYNYSHNEVGNTLLKVTDAGDKTKGFIDSNTTGDDYAYDANGNMILDQNKGITSITYNHLNLPKTVTVINTSHTGNITYIYDATGVKLKKITTEGSSSITEYASNYVYKNGVLEFFNHAEGIVEHEADGYKYVYQFKDHLGNIRLSYKDADKNGTITQSEIVQEKNYYPFGMTHSGYNTTLRGRNHNYGFVGKEEQEELGLDWMDYGARNYDASLGRWMNIDPLAEVYYGMNPYGYVFNNPVQLFDPDGMRVKYVRQEGQSRKEFRQARREFKRTNRRLSRDSKTHKQNFKTLKKSKNTHSISFNRGKGSSVERVGAKNRETGNDTNVNIDLNQESDGDQGNEFVIAHELSHVVDDDNGSSSPIEADINILNDSPRAITQKSLDASNQNKEINESNASHVENIIRGEVSNSRGVKIPLRATYTIGVESFNFGQYDIKSKVINVIKKNYDYYKKSKSKTDKK, from the coding sequence ATGACCACAAAACAGATATATATATGTACAATAGCAATGTTTATAGGATTTATAGGCGTCGCACAATTCGGAGGTGGAGATGGATTATTGTTCCGTGATGCCGATGCCGATGGTTATGGAAATCCAAATCTTACAATTTTTGATGATGGGGGTAACCATCCTGGGTATGTAACTAATGGGGATGACTGTAATGACAGCGATCCACTTATTAATCCCAATAAAGCGTGGTATATAGACAATGACGGGGATGGTTGGGGTAGTAACTCGGTCGCTAAAAGACAATGCTATAAGCCTTCGGGCAATTATGTAGATAAAAGTGGGGATTGTAACGACAGTAATGCTTCAATACGACCAAGAACCTTTTATCGTGATAATGATGGTGACGGGTATGGAGTGAGTAGTGGAGTTATTACCAGTTGTAGTTCTGCAAGTAATCCACCTTCAGGATATGCCAATAATCCTGATGATTGTAATGATACTAATGGAAGCCTACATCCTAATACAAGATGGTCATATGATGGCGATGGCGATGGTTGGGGAGGTAATGATATCTATTACATTGGTTGTTCAAGACCTAATGAACCTAAATACGCCGAATACATCCTACAAGGAGGAGATTGTAATGACGGGAATGCAGCGATACATCCTAATACGGTTTGGTATAAGAATAGCGATGGAGATGGTTTTGCCAGCGATAAAAAAATCCAATGTACTAACCCCGGAAGTGGATATAGCTTAACGGTAAAACCATTAGGAGATTGTAATGACAATAACGCTTCAATACATCCTAATACCGTTTGGTATAAGAATAGTGATGGGGATGGTTTTGCTAGCAATAAGAAAACCCAATGTACTAACCCTGGTAGTGGATATAGCTTAACAGTAAGGCCACTGGGTGATTGCAATGATAATGACGCTTCAATTCATCCCAATACGATTTGGTATGCTGATAGTGATGGAGATACCTGGGGGGATAAAAACATAACCAAACAACAATGTACACAACCATCTGGATATGTAACCAATGACGATGATTATGATGATACTACCATAAATATAACCAATATTCAGCCACAGTATTTTTATAATGATGCCGATAATGATGGATTTGGTGACCCCAATGATGGAGTGTATTACAGTGTGCAACCTTCGGGGTATATCTTAAATAATCAGGATAGATGCCCTGGAGTTTATGGAGAACGACTGGGATGTATAATAACTCCTCACCTGTTAACCTTATCTGATGAAAATTATGTATTTACCAGGGTATATCAAGAAGAAATGTCATCACCCAGCCAAATCAAATATAATAAAGAGGTTATCGAAAGTGTTACCTATTTTGATGGATTAGGAAGGCCCTTACAGCAACGTTCTATAGCTGTATCACCAGATGAAAACGATATTGTAACTCATGTAGCATATGATGATTATGGTCGACAAGACAAACAATACCTGCCTTTTGAAACTAATACTACGGTGGGGAGTTATAAAGATGTAAATGTAAATGCTGATATCAACTCGTATTATAAAACTACCTATGCAGATGATTTTGTCGGAATAGATGCTAATCATAATGATTTTAATGCGTATTCACATAGTATTTTTGAGAAGTCACCTCTTAATAGGGTGCTAGAACAGGGAGCCCCAGGTACAGCCTGGAAAGCAGATCGTACTAGTGATACAGATCATACGATCAAATTTGATTGGAGTACCAATGTAGCAGATGAAGTAGTGTATTTTAGAGTAAACTTCGCAAATCCAGGAAATACAGAAGACCCTAATCTGGTACAGGATGGTTTTTATACTCCCAATAAGTTGTATATCACCATTACCAAAGATGAAAACTGGACTTCTGCAGATGGGAATCTACATACTACCAAAGAGTACAAGGATAAACAAGGTAGAATTGTCTTAAAAAGAACCTTTGCTTCAACAGGCTCAGCAACAGGGGCATCGAGTGCAGTCGAGGCGCATGATACGTATTATGTATATGATGATTTCGGGAATCTATCATACGTTATCCCACCTAAGGTAACTACAAATGATGATGTATCAGATATTGAGCTTTCAGAATTATGCTATCAATACCGATATGATAATCGCAATAGGCTTATCGAGAAGAAAATCCCTGGTAAGGATTGGGAGTATATTGTGTATAATAAACTAGACCAGCCTATTCTTACTCAGGATGCCAGTTTAAGACAAGAGAATTCTGGTAAACCCTGGGATCAATGGCTATTTACCAAATATGATGCGTTTGGAAGAGTAGTATATACAGGATCAATAATCAACGGAAGTACCAGAAAGGTATTACAGGGCAGAGCTAATGCTTCGACTGATCCACTTTACGAAGCTAGAATTACTGCTCCTATAGCTATTGCAGGAACATCATCATATTATAGTTTGAATACGTATCCAAACAGGGGATTATATAAAGTATATACGATCAATTATTATGATGATTATACTTTTGATATTGCAGGATTGAACGACCCAGGAACGGTATATGCCGAAACTACCTCTGATCGAACCAAAACACTACCTACGGGAAGCAAAGTACGGGTGTTAGAAACTAACGATTGGATTACCACGGTTACTTATTATGATAAAAAAGCAAGGTCTATCTATATAGCCAGTAAAAATGAATATCTTAATACCACTGATATTGTAGAAACCAAACTGGATTTTGTAGGTAAGGTAGAAGAAACTACTACTAGACACAAGAAAGGCAATAATGCTGAAATTGTTACTGTAGATCGTTTTGAATACGATCATGTTGGTAGATTAACAAAACAAACTCAAACTATAGGAAATCAGGAAGAAACTATTGTTGAAAATACTTACGATGCTTTAGGGCAATTAGAACGTAAAGAAACAGGAGGGGGATTACAAGAGGTTGATTATACCTATAATGTACGTGGTTGGCTTACTAAGATCAATGATCCCGATATAGCTCTAGGCAACAAGCTCTTTGCTTTTGGGATTAATTACAACACCACTACAGAAAACCTGGGAGCAACGGCTTTGTATAATGGTAACATTAGTGAAACCACCTGGAAAACAGCAAATGACAATACCAAAAGAGGATATGGATACCAATATGATGCCCTTAACCGGCTAACAAGTGCGATAAATACAGATGCTAATAGCTTGGCAGGAGTATCTTATGATAAGAATGGTAATATTACATCTCTAAAACGTAAAGGTTCTGCTTTTGATTTGCTTACTTATAACTACAGCCATAACGAAGTAGGGAATACATTATTAAAAGTTACCGATGCGGGAGATAAAACCAAGGGGTTTATCGATAGCAACACAACCGGTGATGATTATGCCTATGATGCCAATGGTAATATGATTTTGGATCAAAACAAGGGGATTACCAGCATTACTTATAATCATTTAAATCTCCCTAAAACAGTAACTGTAATTAATACTTCGCATACCGGAAATATTACCTATATTTACGACGCCACTGGGGTAAAATTAAAAAAGATTACCACAGAGGGAAGTTCATCAATAACAGAATATGCCAGTAATTATGTGTATAAGAATGGTGTGTTAGAATTCTTTAACCATGCGGAAGGAATCGTAGAACATGAAGCCGATGGATATAAGTATGTCTATCAGTTTAAAGACCATTTAGGGAATATCAGACTCTCATACAAAGATGCGGATAAAAATGGTACTATAACGCAAAGTGAAATTGTACAGGAGAAGAACTACTACCCCTTTGGGATGACTCATTCTGGATATAATACTACACTACGAGGGAGAAATCATAATTATGGTTTTGTAGGGAAAGAAGAGCAGGAAGAACTAGGGTTGGATTGGATGGATTATGGAGCTAGGAATTATGATGCATCTTTAGGGCGTTGGATGAATATTGATCCTTTAGCAGAAGTTTATTATGGAATGAATCCTTATGGTTATGTTTTTAATAATCCTGTACAGCTTTTTGACCCTGATGGGATGCGTGTTAAATATGTTAGACAGGAAGGACAAAGTCGTAAGGAATTTAGACAAGCTAGAAGGGAATTCAAACGTACAAACAGAAGGTTAAGCAGAGATTCTAAGACTCATAAACAGAATTTTAAAACGCTTAAAAAATCTAAAAACACCCACTCTATAAGTTTTAATCGCGGTAAAGGTTCAAGTGTTGAACGAGTTGGAGCTAAGAATAGAGAAACAGGGAATGATACTAATGTCAATATAGATTTAAATCAAGAATCAGATGGAGATCAAGGGAATGAATTTGTTATAGCCCATGAGTTATCTCATGTAGTTGATGATGATAATGGTTCAAGTAGCCCTATTGAAGCTGATATAAACATACTTAACGATAGCCCTAGAGCAATTACTCAAAAATCATTGGACGCAAGCAATCAAAATAAAGAAATTAACGAATCTAATGCTTCACATGTAGAAAATATAATAAGAGGAGAGGTTAGTAATTCTAGAGGAGTTAAAATACCTTTAAGAGCAACATATACTATAGGAGTTGAGTCTTTTAACTTCGGACAGTATGATATAAAGTCCAAAGTTATTAATGTAATAAAAAAGAATTATGATTATTATAAAAAATCTAAGAGTAAAACTGATAAAAAATAG
- a CDS encoding VOC family protein has product MTKKCNPVVYFEIPVTDIDRAISFYKSVFNFTFEKEIIDKNEMALFPFVEENIGISGALAKGEIYKPTHNGVVIYFNTENIDKTLKIAIESGGQMLYPKTSNGDLGFVAEFEDSEGNRIALHQPLN; this is encoded by the coding sequence ATGACAAAGAAATGTAATCCAGTTGTTTATTTTGAAATCCCAGTTACAGATATTGATAGGGCTATTAGTTTTTACAAATCTGTATTTAACTTCACTTTTGAAAAAGAAATTATTGATAAAAATGAAATGGCTTTGTTTCCATTTGTAGAAGAAAACATCGGAATTTCGGGAGCATTAGCAAAAGGAGAAATCTACAAACCAACACATAACGGAGTTGTAATTTATTTCAATACAGAAAACATAGACAAGACCTTAAAAATTGCAATTGAAAGTGGTGGACAAATGTTGTATCCAAAAACATCAAATGGAGACCTGGGTTTTGTTGCAGAATTTGAAGATAGTGAAGGAAATAGAATTGCTTTACATCAACCATTAAATTGA